Proteins co-encoded in one Malus sylvestris chromosome 9, drMalSylv7.2, whole genome shotgun sequence genomic window:
- the LOC126633908 gene encoding uncharacterized protein LOC126633908 has protein sequence MKDYFIGRPRFPAHDFRRRFQIRRELFESILNVVVNHDHYFARKIDDVGQQGLSPHQKLTSAFSMLANGCSANSTNEYCRLAESTTIENMKHFCKAIEAIYGATYLCKPNREDLKRLLHKAGQFKGRHNKPTIMLEVVASYKTWIWHAFIGAPRSNNDINVLWFSSLFDDVVNGWAPEFRYKVNGNRYEVGYYLIDGIYPSWSTFVKSFSHLDSAKKKLFSQRQESYRKDVERAFRILQA, from the exons ATGAAAGATTATTTCATCGGGCGTCCCAGATTTCCTGCTCATGATTTTCGAAGGCGATTTCAGATAAGGAGGGAGCTTTTTGAAAGCATCTTGAACGTAGTTGTCAATCATGACCACTACTTTGCAAGGAAGATAGATGACGTAGGCCAACAAGGTCTATCACCTCATCAGAAGCTCACATCTGCTTTTAGCATGCTAGCTAATGGGTGCTCTGCAAACTCAACTAACGAGTATTGCCGACTTGCAGAGAGTACTACTATTGAGAACATGAAGCATTTCTGTAAGGCAATTGAAGCCATATATGGAGCCACATACCTTTGCAAGCCAAATCGTGAAGACTTGAAGAGGCTTCTGCACAAG GCTGGCCAATTCAAGGGTCGTCATAACAAGCCAACCATCATGCTCGAAGTTGTGGCGTCTTACAaaacatggatttggcatgctttcATCGGCGCTCCTAGATCAAACAACGATATCAACGTTCTTTGGTTTTCTTCTCTGTTCGATGATGTTGTCAATGGATGGGCACCAGAATTTAGGTACAAGGTAAATGGTAATAGATATGAGGTAGGTTACTACCTAATTGATGGTATTTATCCTAGTTGGTCTACCTTTGTCAAAAGTTTTTCTCATCTCGATAGTGCaaagaagaaattattttcACAGAGGCAAGAGTCTtacaggaaggatgtggagagaGCGTTCAGGATCCTACAAGCTTGA
- the LOC126633909 gene encoding lamin-like protein — MSTKSSSSNSTDLILFLVFIISGLAVLTPIVATYHIVGAKHGWNPGHNYTLWVNNHTFYVGDLISFRYQKNQCNVFEVNQTGYDNCTLDSAVGNWSSGKDFIPLNQAKRYYFICGNGKCYNGTKVSVLVHLLPSPSKVAVSAHNSSLDAAVLVVPQQGFRALAVSLAMLCFGLGWA, encoded by the exons ATGTCCACCAAGTCCTCGTCCTCCAACTCAACCGACCTAATATTGTTTCTGGTTTTCATCATCTCTGGGCTTGCAGTGCTCACTCCAATCGTGGCGACATACCACATTGTTGGCGCCAAACATGGTTGGAATCCTGGCCACAACTACACCCTCTGGGTCAACAACCACACATTCTATGTTGGGGACCTTATCT CATTTAGGTACCAAAAGAATCAGTGCAATGTGTTTGAAGTAAACCAAACAGGGTATGACAACTGCACCTTAGATAGTGCAGTTGGGAACTGGAGCAGTGGTAAAGACTTTATCCCCCTTAATCAAGCCAAGAGGTATTACTTCATTTGTGGCAATGGCAAATGCTACAATGGTACGAAGGTCTCTGTCCTTGTCCATCTTCTGCCTTCGCCCTCAAAAGTCGCCGTCAGTGCTCATAACTCTTCATTAGATGCTGCTGTCTTGGTGGTTCCTCAACAGGGATTTCGGGCTTTGGCGGTTTCTTTGGCAATGTTGTGCTTTGGATTAGGATGGGCCTAA